One genomic region from Amycolatopsis sp. FBCC-B4732 encodes:
- a CDS encoding metal ABC transporter solute-binding protein, Zn/Mn family translates to MSSRRTRNVLAAASALSLFALAACSGGTSGSDGGAQSGGSEKIKVVASTDVWGSVVSAVGGDKVEVKSVIHDPSADPHSYETTADDALAAKDAKLLLSNGGGYDEFFDKLTGQAGDAKKLVAYDIAATGDENEHVWYDLPGVGKVADQLAAQLGELQPASKQAFTDNAAAFKAKAGALEKRLGELGASHPGTKVVVTEPVAHYLLESAKLTDATPKAFSDAVENDTDVPAGAVNEYQQLIATKQVKALINNAQTVTPLTQDVVGRAKAAGIGVVDVTETLPQGVTDYIGWMTGEVDALAGALK, encoded by the coding sequence ATGAGTTCCCGCCGCACCAGGAACGTGCTCGCCGCCGCTTCGGCCCTGTCCCTCTTCGCGCTGGCCGCGTGCTCCGGCGGGACATCCGGTTCCGACGGCGGCGCGCAGTCCGGTGGCTCCGAAAAGATCAAGGTCGTCGCCTCGACGGACGTCTGGGGCAGCGTCGTCAGCGCCGTCGGCGGCGACAAGGTCGAGGTCAAGTCGGTCATCCACGACCCGTCGGCCGACCCGCACTCCTACGAGACCACCGCCGACGACGCCCTCGCGGCGAAGGACGCGAAGCTGCTCCTGTCCAACGGCGGCGGGTACGACGAGTTCTTCGACAAGCTCACCGGCCAGGCCGGGGACGCCAAGAAGCTCGTCGCGTACGACATCGCCGCGACCGGCGACGAGAACGAGCACGTCTGGTACGACCTGCCGGGCGTCGGCAAGGTCGCCGACCAGCTCGCGGCGCAGCTCGGCGAGCTCCAGCCGGCGTCGAAGCAGGCGTTCACCGACAACGCGGCCGCGTTCAAGGCGAAGGCCGGCGCGCTGGAGAAGCGCCTCGGCGAGCTGGGTGCGTCGCACCCGGGCACGAAGGTCGTCGTCACCGAGCCGGTCGCGCACTACCTGCTCGAGAGCGCGAAGCTGACCGACGCGACGCCCAAGGCGTTCTCGGACGCGGTGGAGAACGACACCGACGTCCCGGCCGGCGCGGTGAACGAGTACCAGCAGCTCATCGCCACCAAGCAGGTCAAGGCGCTGATCAACAACGCGCAGACGGTCACCCCGCTGACCCAGGACGTCGTCGGGCGGGCGAAGGCCGCCGGGATCGGCGTCGTGGACGTGACCGAGACGCTGCCGCAAGGTGTGACGGACTACATTGGCTGGATGACCGGGGAAGTGGACGCGCTGGCAGGAGCGTTGAAGTAG
- a CDS encoding DUF445 domain-containing protein, with the protein MDAVLNDLAAHWPVYAAMPFIAALIGYVTKRVAIEMMFRPLDFVGIPPLLGWQGVVPKHGGRMAAVATELLTENLLDLREVLDRIDPVIITTELEQPLLRAVDHIAREVLAEHHPRLWEVLPTLAQEMLIKQVQMSAPRMVREFLDDVRENLDEVLDVQHMTVQRLTRDKALLVRLIRETSRPEMAFIARMGIYFGFGLGLVQTIVWALTREPWVLPVFGGAIGLFTDWLAIKLIFVPREPVRVGRVIFQGKFQRRRAEVARQYGELIATEVLTVQNLLDAVLRGPRADRLAALVEHLVSEAVDKQMPLSRTLGGTRLKDMKHAATVKALEQLPDTARYAEGYLTEAMDVAKVIEQRMLALTPLEFEGLLRPAFRQDEWKLIAVGGVIGFVVGELQVLLMLG; encoded by the coding sequence TTGGACGCTGTCCTGAACGACCTCGCCGCGCACTGGCCGGTCTACGCGGCGATGCCGTTCATCGCGGCGCTGATCGGGTACGTCACCAAGCGCGTCGCCATCGAGATGATGTTCCGGCCCCTCGACTTCGTCGGGATCCCGCCGCTGCTCGGCTGGCAGGGCGTCGTCCCGAAGCACGGCGGCCGGATGGCGGCGGTCGCTACCGAGCTGCTGACCGAGAACCTCCTCGACCTGCGCGAGGTGCTCGACCGGATCGACCCGGTGATCATCACGACCGAGCTGGAGCAACCGCTGCTGCGCGCGGTCGACCACATCGCGCGCGAGGTGCTCGCCGAACACCACCCGCGGCTGTGGGAGGTCCTGCCGACGCTCGCCCAGGAAATGCTGATCAAGCAGGTCCAGATGTCGGCGCCGAGGATGGTGCGGGAGTTCCTCGACGACGTCCGCGAGAACCTCGACGAGGTGCTCGACGTCCAGCACATGACGGTCCAGCGGCTGACGCGCGACAAGGCGCTGCTGGTCCGGCTGATCCGCGAGACGTCCCGCCCGGAGATGGCGTTCATCGCGCGGATGGGGATCTACTTCGGCTTCGGGCTGGGCCTGGTCCAGACGATCGTGTGGGCGCTGACGCGCGAGCCGTGGGTGCTGCCGGTCTTCGGCGGCGCGATCGGGCTGTTCACCGACTGGCTGGCGATCAAGCTGATCTTCGTCCCCCGCGAGCCGGTCCGCGTCGGCCGGGTGATCTTCCAGGGCAAGTTCCAGCGCCGGCGCGCGGAGGTGGCGCGCCAGTACGGCGAGCTGATCGCGACCGAGGTCCTGACGGTCCAGAACCTGCTGGACGCGGTCCTGCGTGGCCCGCGCGCCGACCGCCTGGCGGCGTTGGTGGAGCACCTGGTGTCGGAGGCGGTCGACAAGCAGATGCCCCTGTCCCGGACGCTGGGCGGCACGCGCCTGAAGGACATGAAGCACGCGGCGACGGTGAAGGCGCTGGAGCAGCTGCCCGACACGGCCCGGTACGCCGAGGGCTACCTGACCGAGGCGATGGACGTCGCGAAGGTGATCGAGCAGCGGATGCTGGCGTTGACGCCGCTGGAGTTCGAGGGGTTGCTGCGGCCCGCGTTCCGGCAGGACGAGTGGAAGCTCATCGCCGTCGGCGGGGTGATCGGGTTCGTGGTCGGGGAGCTGCAGGTCCTGCTCATGCTCGGCTGA
- a CDS encoding metal ABC transporter ATP-binding protein produces MSPVSDDVRPAVRVRGAGLAFGPRTLWSGLDLVVEPGEFLAVLGPNGSGKSSLLKALLGMQDLSAGTVEIAGGRPGGANRKIGYIPQQRAIDESLTLRGVDLVGLGLDGHRWGPGLFGMAARRRLVAEAIDAVGATRYAKQPVGRLSGGEQQRLRVAQALVGDPEVLLCDEPLLSLDLAHQRAISELIDRRRRTADTAVLFVTHEINPVLPFVDRVLYLVNGSFRIGKPDEVMTTATLSELYGTRVEVLKVGGQIHIAGAQSALCEEEPHHHEHDVEEQVG; encoded by the coding sequence ATGTCTCCTGTCTCCGACGACGTACGCCCCGCGGTCCGGGTCCGCGGGGCGGGTCTGGCGTTCGGCCCCCGGACCCTCTGGTCGGGCCTGGACCTGGTCGTCGAGCCGGGCGAGTTCCTCGCCGTCCTCGGCCCGAACGGGTCCGGCAAGAGCAGCCTGCTGAAGGCGCTGCTCGGCATGCAGGACCTCTCGGCGGGCACGGTCGAGATCGCCGGCGGCCGCCCGGGCGGCGCGAACCGCAAGATCGGCTACATCCCGCAGCAGCGCGCGATCGACGAGTCGCTGACGCTGCGCGGCGTCGACCTGGTCGGGCTGGGCCTCGACGGCCACCGCTGGGGCCCCGGCCTGTTCGGCATGGCGGCCCGGCGCCGCCTCGTCGCCGAAGCGATCGACGCGGTGGGCGCGACCCGGTACGCGAAGCAGCCGGTCGGGCGCCTGTCCGGCGGTGAGCAGCAGCGGCTGCGGGTGGCGCAGGCCCTGGTCGGCGACCCCGAGGTGCTGCTCTGCGACGAGCCGCTGCTGTCGCTCGACCTGGCGCACCAGCGCGCGATCAGCGAGCTGATCGACCGCCGCCGGCGCACGGCCGACACCGCGGTGCTGTTCGTCACGCACGAGATCAACCCGGTGCTGCCGTTCGTCGACCGCGTGCTGTACCTGGTCAACGGCTCGTTCCGGATCGGCAAGCCGGACGAGGTCATGACCACGGCCACCCTGTCCGAGCTGTACGGGACCCGCGTCGAGGTGCTGAAGGTGGGCGGGCAGATCCACATCGCGGGCGCGCAGAGCGCGTTGTGCGAGGAGGAGCCGCACCACCACGAACACGACGTCGAAGAGCAAGTGGGCTGA
- a CDS encoding DUF445 domain-containing protein, translated as MPFIAALIGYVTKRVAIEMMFRPLEFVGVKPFGWQGVLPANAERMAATATEMLTTNLVDPKEIFARLDPAQVAKEIEQPLLRVVEDVTRDVMETYQPRLWEVLPNGAQQLLLKRVQAEAPKAITKIMREIADNIEDVLDLKHMVVTNLVRDKALLNRLIRDISRPEMRFIARSGIWFGFILGCVQLVVWALTKSPIVLPLFGLGIGWLTDWLALKMIFLPREPRRFLGLYTWQGIFQKRRDQVAADYGDMIAREIITIPHLLEAVLRGPKSDKLFAMITREVQKTIDAQASVVKPFVAIAVGTKKFQEMKQTAAAKAAERVPETIRYAENYAINALDVRNTIVDRMKKLSALEFEQLLRPAFRQDEWKLIAVGAVIGGLVGELQVLALLG; from the coding sequence ATGCCGTTCATCGCGGCGCTGATCGGCTACGTCACCAAGCGCGTCGCCATCGAGATGATGTTCCGGCCCCTCGAGTTCGTCGGCGTCAAACCCTTCGGCTGGCAGGGCGTGCTGCCGGCCAACGCCGAGCGGATGGCGGCCACCGCCACCGAGATGCTGACGACGAACCTCGTCGACCCCAAGGAGATCTTCGCCCGGCTGGACCCGGCGCAGGTGGCGAAGGAGATCGAGCAGCCGCTGCTGCGGGTCGTCGAGGACGTCACCCGGGACGTGATGGAGACCTACCAGCCCCGGCTGTGGGAGGTCCTGCCGAACGGCGCGCAGCAGCTGCTGCTCAAGCGCGTCCAGGCCGAGGCGCCGAAGGCGATCACGAAGATCATGCGGGAGATCGCCGACAACATCGAGGACGTCCTCGACCTCAAGCACATGGTCGTGACGAACCTCGTCCGCGACAAGGCGCTGCTGAACCGGCTGATCCGCGACATCTCGCGGCCGGAGATGCGGTTCATCGCGCGCTCGGGGATCTGGTTCGGGTTCATCCTCGGCTGCGTGCAGCTGGTGGTGTGGGCGCTGACGAAGTCGCCGATCGTGCTCCCGCTGTTCGGCCTCGGCATCGGCTGGCTCACCGACTGGCTCGCCCTGAAGATGATCTTCCTGCCGCGCGAGCCGCGCCGGTTCCTCGGCCTCTACACCTGGCAGGGCATCTTCCAGAAGCGCCGCGACCAGGTCGCCGCCGACTACGGCGACATGATCGCGCGCGAGATCATCACCATTCCCCACCTGCTGGAAGCCGTGCTGCGCGGGCCGAAGTCCGACAAGCTGTTCGCGATGATCACGCGCGAGGTGCAGAAGACGATCGACGCGCAGGCCAGCGTCGTCAAGCCGTTCGTGGCCATCGCCGTCGGGACGAAGAAGTTCCAGGAGATGAAGCAGACGGCGGCGGCGAAGGCCGCGGAGCGCGTCCCGGAGACGATCCGGTACGCCGAGAACTACGCGATCAACGCGCTCGACGTGCGGAACACGATCGTCGACCGGATGAAGAAGCTGAGCGCGCTGGAGTTCGAGCAGCTGCTGCGGCCGGCGTTCCGGCAGGACGAGTGGAAGCTGATCGCCGTCGGCGCGGTGATCGGCGGGCTCGTCGGCGAGCTGCAGGTGCTCGCGCTGCTCGGGTAG
- a CDS encoding metal ABC transporter permease, which translates to MDLFDFGKTWELITELSGVQTALVAAVILGLVAGVMGPLIVMRRMSFAVHGTSELAFTGGAAALLLGIGVEYGALIGAVAAALLLGILGARDADRDSVIGVILSFGLGMGVLFLSFYKGRSGNKFGILTGQIITIDSTNLTLFVVSSVVVLAVLALVYRPLLFASVDRNVAVARGVPVKTLTVVFALLVGVSTALSVKVVGSLLVVALMVTPAAAAARVTASPWKATVLSVVFAEVAAIGGIVLSLAPGLPVSAFVTAISFLIYVVCRVIAWQRDRRTRVRAVDPAPDLVAAA; encoded by the coding sequence TTGGATCTGTTCGACTTCGGCAAGACCTGGGAGCTGATCACCGAGCTGTCCGGGGTGCAGACCGCACTGGTGGCGGCGGTGATCCTCGGCCTGGTGGCCGGCGTGATGGGCCCCCTGATCGTGATGCGGCGCATGTCGTTCGCGGTGCACGGCACGTCCGAGCTGGCCTTCACCGGCGGCGCGGCGGCCCTGCTGCTCGGCATCGGCGTCGAGTACGGGGCGCTGATCGGCGCGGTGGCGGCGGCCCTGCTGCTGGGCATCCTGGGCGCGCGCGACGCGGACCGCGACTCGGTGATCGGCGTGATCCTGTCGTTCGGCCTCGGCATGGGCGTGCTGTTCCTGTCGTTCTACAAAGGACGGTCCGGGAACAAGTTCGGCATCTTGACCGGGCAGATCATCACGATCGATTCGACGAACCTGACGTTGTTCGTGGTGTCTTCGGTGGTCGTGCTCGCCGTGCTGGCGTTGGTGTACCGGCCGTTGCTGTTCGCTTCGGTGGACCGGAACGTGGCGGTGGCGCGCGGGGTGCCGGTGAAGACGCTGACCGTGGTGTTCGCCCTGCTGGTGGGCGTTTCGACGGCGCTGAGCGTGAAGGTCGTCGGATCGCTGCTGGTGGTCGCGTTGATGGTGACCCCGGCCGCGGCGGCCGCGCGCGTGACGGCGTCGCCGTGGAAGGCCACGGTGCTTTCGGTGGTGTTCGCGGAGGTGGCGGCGATCGGCGGAATCGTGCTGTCCCTGGCCCCGGGCCTGCCGGTGAGCGCGTTCGTGACGGCGATTTCGTTCCTGATCTACGTGGTGTGCCGGGTCATCGCCTGGCAGCGCGACCGCCGGACGAGGGTCCGGGCGGTCGACCCGGCCCCGGACCTCGTCGCGGCTGCCTGA
- a CDS encoding DUF445 domain-containing protein, which yields MPLIAALIGYLTKRVAIEMMFRPLEFVGVKPFGWQGVIPANARRMATTAVDLLTRNLVDPQEIFSRLDPEEMVKELEPPLLKAVEEVTREVMETYQPRLWELLPTRAQRLLVEQVQAQAPAVVKRLVRDVSANIDDVLDVDDMLISAMVRDKSLTCRLIREVAAPEFKFIARSGIGFGFVIGLVQFVAWALTKEPLIMPIFGFVTGFVTDWLALKMIFYPREPRGFGFFRWQGMFQKRRQEVAADYGALIADEVLTVRNVLEAVLTGPRADKLFVMITREVQRTVDRQASVAKPLVALTIGGRQYQEMKRAAAAKVIAYLPETVKHVESYATDALDVRNTIVEKMRQLTPIEFEGILRPAFKQDEWKLIAVGAVIGGLVGELQVLLLLH from the coding sequence ATGCCGCTCATCGCCGCCTTGATCGGCTACCTGACCAAGCGGGTGGCCATCGAGATGATGTTCCGGCCTCTGGAGTTCGTCGGCGTCAAACCCTTCGGCTGGCAGGGCGTCATCCCGGCGAACGCGCGGCGGATGGCCACCACCGCCGTCGACCTGCTGACCCGCAACCTCGTCGACCCGCAGGAGATCTTCAGCAGGCTCGATCCGGAAGAAATGGTCAAAGAGCTCGAACCGCCGCTGCTCAAGGCCGTCGAAGAAGTCACCCGCGAAGTCATGGAGACCTACCAGCCACGTCTCTGGGAACTACTGCCGACGCGGGCGCAGCGGCTGCTCGTCGAGCAGGTCCAGGCGCAGGCGCCGGCCGTCGTCAAACGGCTCGTGCGGGACGTCTCGGCCAACATCGACGACGTCCTCGACGTCGACGACATGCTGATCAGCGCGATGGTCCGCGACAAGTCGCTGACCTGCCGACTGATCCGCGAGGTCGCCGCGCCCGAGTTCAAGTTCATCGCGCGGTCCGGGATCGGGTTCGGCTTCGTGATCGGGCTCGTCCAGTTCGTCGCGTGGGCGCTGACGAAGGAGCCGCTGATCATGCCGATCTTCGGTTTCGTCACGGGCTTCGTCACGGACTGGCTCGCCCTCAAGATGATCTTCTACCCGCGTGAGCCGCGCGGCTTCGGCTTCTTCCGCTGGCAGGGCATGTTCCAGAAGCGGCGCCAGGAGGTCGCCGCCGACTACGGCGCGCTGATCGCCGACGAGGTGCTCACCGTGCGGAACGTGCTGGAGGCCGTGCTCACCGGGCCGCGCGCCGACAAGCTGTTCGTGATGATCACGCGCGAGGTCCAGCGCACGGTCGACCGGCAGGCCAGCGTCGCCAAGCCGCTGGTCGCGCTCACCATCGGCGGCCGGCAGTACCAGGAGATGAAGCGCGCGGCGGCGGCGAAGGTCATCGCCTACCTCCCCGAAACGGTGAAGCACGTCGAGAGCTACGCCACCGACGCCCTCGACGTCCGGAACACGATCGTCGAAAAGATGCGGCAGCTGACGCCGATCGAGTTCGAAGGGATCCTGCGGCCGGCCTTCAAGCAGGACGAATGGAAGCTCATCGCCGTCGGCGCGGTCATCGGTGGGCTGGTGGGTGAACTCCAGGTGCTGCTCCTGCTGCACTGA
- a CDS encoding glycosyltransferase, with amino-acid sequence MRVLFAGLASAGHTYPMVPLAIAARDVGHEVHFAAGEHVHAPLRRLGLGPFRPADAFYEIYAEDLAPDLARLRPDLVVHGWGVPEAGVAARRAGIPALWHGFGRLVPEGIGFERPSGGVHVDICPPSLQDAGFLATAERIALRPVPLSEPAPPVAGGPLIFLTLGTAFGTPEVLTTAIRGLAALGEHVVVATGRVPPADLGEVPGNVTVRAWVEQTEVVPHADLVVHHGGSGTTLGALAAGVPQLVLPQGADQFANAEALLAAGAAVRLLPGELSADAVTEQARQAAACRDAARALAEEIAGMPSPAEVARELPKQAK; translated from the coding sequence TTGCGGGTCCTTTTCGCCGGTCTGGCGTCGGCCGGCCACACGTACCCGATGGTCCCGCTCGCGATCGCGGCGCGGGACGTCGGGCACGAAGTCCACTTCGCCGCCGGCGAGCACGTCCACGCGCCGCTGCGCCGGCTCGGGCTCGGCCCCTTCCGGCCCGCGGACGCGTTCTACGAGATCTACGCCGAAGACCTGGCGCCGGACCTGGCGCGGCTGCGGCCGGACCTGGTCGTGCACGGGTGGGGTGTCCCGGAAGCGGGCGTCGCCGCGCGGCGCGCCGGGATCCCGGCGCTCTGGCACGGCTTCGGCAGGCTGGTGCCCGAGGGCATCGGGTTCGAGCGCCCGTCCGGTGGCGTGCACGTCGACATCTGCCCGCCTTCGCTGCAGGACGCGGGCTTCCTCGCGACCGCCGAGCGGATCGCCCTGCGCCCGGTGCCCTTGTCGGAGCCGGCGCCGCCCGTGGCCGGCGGACCGCTGATCTTCCTGACGCTCGGCACCGCGTTCGGCACCCCGGAGGTGCTCACCACGGCGATCCGCGGCCTGGCCGCGCTCGGCGAGCACGTGGTCGTCGCCACCGGCCGGGTGCCGCCGGCGGACCTCGGCGAGGTGCCGGGCAACGTCACCGTCCGGGCGTGGGTGGAGCAGACCGAGGTCGTGCCGCACGCGGACCTCGTCGTGCACCACGGCGGCAGCGGCACCACCCTCGGCGCGCTCGCCGCCGGTGTCCCGCAGCTGGTCCTGCCCCAGGGCGCCGACCAGTTCGCCAACGCCGAAGCGCTCCTCGCCGCCGGCGCCGCGGTACGTCTCCTGCCCGGTGAGCTGAGCGCGGACGCCGTCACCGAGCAAGCCCGGCAGGCGGCCGCCTGCCGCGACGCCGCCCGAGCACTGGCCGAGGAGATCGCCGGGATGCCGTCGCCCGCCGAGGTCGCTCGCGAGCTGCCGAAGCAGGCGAAGT
- a CDS encoding LacI family DNA-binding transcriptional regulator, which produces MGRPIRTRRQATLASLAAELGVSRTTVSNAYNRPDQLSPELRRRVLETARRLGYPGPDPVARSLRTRRAGAVGLLLTENLSYAFRDPAAVGVLEGLALACEDAGVGLHLVPASPGREDVAAVHRAGVDGFVVYSVPDDDPSLAAVLERPVPTVIIDQPSIEGIDRVGPDDAAAVGKIAEHLVGLGHRQVGVICMRLARERNDDFVSPARQSGAHFHVQRTRLEALAVAFSAAGVDWAGVPVVERFDHTVDDGASAARQLLDAYPQITAVICTSDILALGAMAEAERRGLRVPQDLTVTGFDGIAEAERIGLTTVHQPVLEKGKTAGRLLLGSAERSAPKVITLPTELRVGRTSGPPRTVEEPWFGG; this is translated from the coding sequence ATGGGACGTCCTATTCGCACCCGGAGGCAGGCGACGCTGGCGTCGCTCGCGGCGGAGCTCGGTGTGTCCAGGACCACGGTGTCCAACGCCTACAACCGGCCGGACCAGCTGTCCCCCGAACTGCGCCGCCGGGTCCTCGAGACCGCGCGGCGCCTCGGCTACCCCGGGCCCGACCCGGTCGCCCGCTCCCTGCGCACCCGCCGGGCCGGCGCCGTCGGGCTGCTGCTCACCGAGAACCTCTCCTACGCCTTCCGCGACCCCGCCGCCGTCGGCGTGCTCGAAGGACTGGCCCTGGCCTGCGAAGACGCCGGTGTCGGCCTCCACCTGGTGCCGGCGAGCCCGGGCCGCGAGGACGTCGCCGCGGTGCACCGCGCGGGCGTCGACGGGTTCGTCGTCTACTCCGTGCCCGACGACGACCCGAGCCTGGCCGCCGTGCTGGAGCGCCCGGTGCCGACGGTGATCATCGACCAGCCGAGCATCGAGGGCATCGACCGCGTCGGCCCGGACGACGCCGCCGCCGTCGGCAAGATCGCCGAGCACCTGGTCGGCCTCGGCCACCGGCAGGTCGGCGTCATCTGCATGCGGCTGGCCCGCGAGCGCAACGACGACTTCGTGTCCCCGGCGCGCCAGAGCGGCGCGCACTTCCACGTCCAGCGCACCCGCCTGGAAGCCCTGGCCGTGGCGTTCTCGGCGGCCGGCGTCGACTGGGCCGGCGTCCCGGTGGTCGAGCGCTTCGACCACACGGTGGACGACGGCGCGTCGGCGGCACGCCAGCTACTGGACGCATATCCGCAGATCACGGCCGTGATCTGCACCTCGGACATCCTCGCGCTCGGCGCCATGGCCGAGGCCGAACGGCGGGGGCTGCGCGTACCGCAGGACCTGACCGTCACCGGCTTCGACGGCATCGCCGAAGCCGAGCGGATCGGGCTCACCACGGTCCACCAGCCGGTGCTCGAGAAGGGCAAGACGGCCGGGCGCCTGCTGCTCGGTTCCGCCGAGCGCAGCGCGCCGAAGGTGATCACGCTGCCCACCGAACTGCGCGTCGGGCGCACGTCGGGGCCGCCGCGGACGGTCGAGGAGCCCTGGTTCGGCGGGTAG
- a CDS encoding carbonic anhydrase — MTSIDVLLKRNQELGEVTPGDRSSPKPSLQVAILTCMDARIRVFELFGLLQGESHVLRNAGGVVTDDMIRSLALSQRKLGTREVLVVQHTECGLSMVTEDDFKDELETDTGLRPTWSVEAFRNVENSVRTSVERVRRSAYLPHTENVRGFVYDVKTGKLTEVQ, encoded by the coding sequence ATGACCTCGATCGACGTACTGCTCAAGCGCAACCAGGAACTCGGCGAGGTGACGCCCGGTGACCGGTCGTCCCCCAAGCCCTCGCTCCAGGTGGCCATCCTGACCTGCATGGACGCCCGGATCCGGGTGTTCGAGCTGTTCGGCCTCCTGCAGGGCGAGTCGCACGTCCTCCGCAACGCGGGCGGCGTCGTGACCGACGACATGATCCGTTCGCTGGCCCTCTCGCAGCGCAAGCTCGGCACCCGCGAGGTGCTGGTCGTGCAGCACACCGAGTGCGGCCTCTCGATGGTCACCGAGGACGACTTCAAGGACGAGCTGGAGACCGACACCGGCCTGCGCCCGACGTGGTCGGTCGAGGCGTTCCGCAACGTCGAGAACAGCGTCCGGACGTCCGTGGAGCGGGTTCGGCGCAGCGCGTACCTGCCGCACACGGAGAACGTGCGCGGGTTCGTCTACGACGTGAAGACCGGGAAGCTGACCGAGGTCCAGTAG